A region from the Triticum urartu cultivar G1812 chromosome 1, Tu2.1, whole genome shotgun sequence genome encodes:
- the LOC125507728 gene encoding uncharacterized protein LOC125507728 isoform X2, with product MDWIYCLAMPHGGRDAAAPCSVPMGLLCSMLLLVEFGTVSCCRLRRALGPSLLLIEPTSPVAGASSSRRSCCLPNLLLAASGCMISDVAASFDSSRYTTEGRSASLCTSGARTLAMVQDWLPGGIRCASSMVACRGCWWAAGGGCSRL from the exons ATGGACTGGATATATTGCCTCGCCATGCCACATGGTGGCCGAGATGCGGCAGCCCCATGCTCTGTTCCGATGGGCCTCCTATGCTCGATGTTGCTGCTGGTTGAG TTTGGTACGGTTTCCTGTTGTCGCTTGCGTCGAGCCTTGGGTCCGTCTCTCCTTCTCATTGAG CCTACTTCTCCTGTCGCTGGCGCTTCTTCTTCTCGTCGGTCCTGCTGCTTACCCAACCTTTTGCTTGCTGCCTCGG GTTGCATGATCTCTGATGTAGCTGCGTCGTTTGACTCATCAAG ATATACCACGGAGGGAAGATCTGCCTCACTGTGCACTTCAGGCGCGCGCACACTAGCGATGGTACAAGATTGGCTTCCTGGTGGAATCAGGTGCGCGTCGTCCATGGTGGCCTGTCGTGGGTGTTGGTGGGCGGCTGGAGGCGGCTGTAGCAG ACTCTAG
- the LOC125507713 gene encoding vacuolar protein sorting-associated protein 2 homolog 3 — MNPFAKKPTPREAIRNSKRELTNATRGIERDIGTLQQEEKRLVAEIKRTAKTGNEAATKILARQLIRLRQKISTLQGSRAQIRGIATHTQAMQANTSVSAGMQSASKAMGAMNKQMDPAKQMKVMQEFQKQSAQMDMTNEMMSDSIDNVLDDDQAEDETEELANQVLDEIGVDVASQLSPAPKGRIAGKKVQADESSELEELKQRLAALKNP; from the exons ATGAATCCCTTCGCGAAGAAGCCAACGCCGAGAG AGGCGATCAGGAACAGCAAGCGGGAGCTGACGAACGCGACAAGAG GTATTGAGAGGGACATTGGGACATTACAGCAAGAG GAAAAGAGACTGGTTGCTGAAATCAAAAGGACTGCAAAAACTGGCAATGAG GCGGCAACTAAAATTCTGGCCCGTCAACTGATCAGGTTAAGACAGAAAATATCTACTTTACAAGGTAGCCGAGCTCAGATTCGTGGCATTGCGACACACACACAG GCGATGCAGGCCAACACTTCAGTCTCTGCTGGCATGCAGAGTGCGAGTAAAGCGATGGGAGCTATGAACAAG CAAATGGATCCCGCCAAGCAAATGAAGGTAATGCAAGAGTTCCAAAAGCAGTCAGCACAAATGGATATGACG AACGAGATGATGTCTGACTCAATCGACAATGTCTTAGACGATGATCAGGCTGAGGATGAAACTGAAGAGCTTGCTAACCAG GTGCTCGACGAGATTGGTGTTGACGTTGCCTCACAG TTATCCCCGGCTCCCAAAGGAAGAATTGCTGGAAAGAAGGTTCAGGCTGATGAGAG TTCGGAATTGGAGGAGCTCAAGCAGAGGCTGGCTGCTCTGAAAAATCCATAA
- the LOC125507728 gene encoding uncharacterized protein LOC125507728 isoform X3 → MDWIYCLAMPHGGRDAAAPCSVPMGLLCSMLLLVEFGTVSCCRLRRALGPSLLLIEPTSPVAGASSSRRSCCLPNLLLAASGCMISDVAASFDSSRYTTEGRSASLCTSGARTLAMVQDWLPGGIRL, encoded by the exons ATGGACTGGATATATTGCCTCGCCATGCCACATGGTGGCCGAGATGCGGCAGCCCCATGCTCTGTTCCGATGGGCCTCCTATGCTCGATGTTGCTGCTGGTTGAG TTTGGTACGGTTTCCTGTTGTCGCTTGCGTCGAGCCTTGGGTCCGTCTCTCCTTCTCATTGAG CCTACTTCTCCTGTCGCTGGCGCTTCTTCTTCTCGTCGGTCCTGCTGCTTACCCAACCTTTTGCTTGCTGCCTCGG GTTGCATGATCTCTGATGTAGCTGCGTCGTTTGACTCATCAAG ATATACCACGGAGGGAAGATCTGCCTCACTGTGCACTTCAGGCGCGCGCACACTAGCGATGGTACAAGATTGGCTTCCTGGTGGAATCAG ACTCTAG
- the LOC125507728 gene encoding uncharacterized protein LOC125507728 isoform X1: MDWIYCLAMPHGGRDAAAPCSVPMGLLCSMLLLVEFGTVSCCRLRRALGPSLLLIEPTSPVAGASSSRRSCCLPNLLLAASGCMISDVAASFDSSRYTTEGRSASLCTSGARTLAMVQDWLPGGIRCASSMVACRGCWWAAGGGCSRSIYLTTENELQNICRT; encoded by the exons ATGGACTGGATATATTGCCTCGCCATGCCACATGGTGGCCGAGATGCGGCAGCCCCATGCTCTGTTCCGATGGGCCTCCTATGCTCGATGTTGCTGCTGGTTGAG TTTGGTACGGTTTCCTGTTGTCGCTTGCGTCGAGCCTTGGGTCCGTCTCTCCTTCTCATTGAG CCTACTTCTCCTGTCGCTGGCGCTTCTTCTTCTCGTCGGTCCTGCTGCTTACCCAACCTTTTGCTTGCTGCCTCGG GTTGCATGATCTCTGATGTAGCTGCGTCGTTTGACTCATCAAG ATATACCACGGAGGGAAGATCTGCCTCACTGTGCACTTCAGGCGCGCGCACACTAGCGATGGTACAAGATTGGCTTCCTGGTGGAATCAGGTGCGCGTCGTCCATGGTGGCCTGTCGTGGGTGTTGGTGGGCGGCTGGAGGCGGCTGTAGCAGGTCGATTTATCTGACTACTGAAAATGAGCTTCAGAATATCTGTAGAACGTAG